From a single Bacillus sp. NEB1478 genomic region:
- a CDS encoding VOC family protein encodes MYEGIHHVSVLVTNLKESLYFYEGILGFKQNKKRPQFDFPGVWYDIGNTQLHLIQYPDGKARRNTTQIDSRDGHFAVRVKDMEKLLQILDHHKIPYLNKEINKTDWHQVYVSDPDGNLIEFNA; translated from the coding sequence ATGTATGAAGGGATCCATCATGTCTCCGTTTTAGTGACAAATTTGAAGGAATCTTTATATTTTTACGAGGGTATTTTAGGATTTAAACAAAATAAAAAACGCCCTCAGTTTGATTTTCCGGGCGTTTGGTATGATATTGGGAATACTCAATTGCATTTGATTCAATATCCTGATGGGAAAGCTCGAAGGAACACAACTCAAATTGATAGCAGGGACGGGCATTTTGCTGTCCGAGTAAAAGATATGGAGAAATTATTGCAAATTCTTGACCATCATAAAATTCCTTACCTCAATAAAGAAATAAACAAGACAGATTGGCATCAAGTTTATGTAAGTGACCCTGACGGTAATCTAATTGAATTCAACGCTTAG
- a CDS encoding gamma carbonic anhydrase family protein, giving the protein MIYPYQDKKPKISETAFIADYVTITGDVQIGECSSIWFNTSIRGDVSPTIIGKYVNVQDNSVLHQSPNRTLHIKDGVTIGHSVILHSCTIEENALIGMGSLVLDGAQIGKGAFIGAGSLVPPGKVIPPNTLAFGRPAKVVRELNDDDIKDMDRIRREYYEKGQYYKSLQPKR; this is encoded by the coding sequence ATGATTTATCCTTATCAAGATAAAAAACCGAAAATTTCTGAAACTGCTTTTATTGCAGATTATGTAACGATAACCGGTGATGTTCAAATCGGTGAGTGCTCCTCGATTTGGTTCAACACATCGATTCGGGGAGATGTTTCCCCAACAATCATAGGAAAGTATGTTAACGTGCAAGATAATTCTGTTTTACATCAAAGCCCTAACAGGACCCTTCATATTAAAGATGGTGTAACAATTGGTCATAGTGTCATCCTTCACAGCTGTACGATTGAAGAGAACGCACTGATCGGAATGGGTTCTTTAGTACTTGATGGTGCACAAATCGGCAAAGGTGCTTTTATAGGGGCTGGCAGTCTTGTTCCTCCTGGAAAAGTCATCCCGCCAAACACATTAGCATTCGGAAGACCAGCAAAAGTAGTTCGTGAATTAAATGATGATGATATTAAAGATATGGATCGTATTCGCCGTGAATATTACGAAAAAGGGCAATACTATAAGTCTCTTCAACCTAAGCGTTGA
- a CDS encoding alpha/beta hydrolase: protein MWKWTTSQEAIGTVVVVHGANEHHGRYDWVINQFNAAGFHCVSGDLPGQGTTTRRRGHIDAFDEYIFAIENWVAEAHKFGLPVYILGHSMGGLAVIRTLIEKKLSIKALILSSPCLGLSHHTSKGKEVLSLLLNKLAPGVRLATGLPEGSATRNEEIRVRDKEDKLIVKKVSVRWYRELTASMKYVFDHYKSFPNIPVLLLQAGDDLIVDKESVKQWFNGVNLEEKWYKEFPSLYHEVLNEPERDQVFDYVKRFLLLHSEINKGKGK, encoded by the coding sequence ATGTGGAAATGGACAACAAGCCAGGAAGCCATAGGAACAGTAGTGGTTGTCCACGGCGCAAATGAACATCATGGAAGATATGATTGGGTTATCAATCAATTTAATGCAGCAGGTTTTCATTGTGTCTCTGGCGATCTCCCTGGGCAAGGAACAACAACAAGACGCAGAGGGCACATTGATGCGTTCGATGAATACATTTTCGCGATTGAAAACTGGGTAGCTGAAGCTCATAAGTTTGGTCTGCCCGTATACATTCTCGGTCATAGCATGGGCGGTTTGGCCGTAATAAGAACATTAATAGAAAAGAAACTCTCCATAAAAGCTTTAATTTTGTCTTCACCATGTCTCGGGTTGTCACATCATACTTCGAAAGGGAAAGAAGTTCTTTCCTTGTTATTAAATAAATTGGCCCCAGGAGTTCGTCTTGCTACCGGTTTACCTGAAGGAAGTGCAACTCGTAATGAAGAGATTCGGGTACGTGATAAAGAAGATAAACTTATTGTGAAAAAGGTATCAGTGAGATGGTACAGAGAGCTAACAGCCTCAATGAAGTATGTGTTTGATCACTATAAAAGCTTTCCGAACATCCCGGTGCTGCTTTTACAAGCTGGCGATGACTTAATTGTGGATAAAGAATCGGTAAAACAATGGTTTAACGGTGTAAACCTTGAAGAAAAATGGTATAAAGAATTTCCTTCCCTATACCATGAAGTGCTTAATGAGCCAGAACGCGATCAAGTTTTTGATTATGTAAAAAGATTTTTGTTATTGCATAGTGAAATCAATAAAGGAAAAGGTAAGTAA
- a CDS encoding tetraprenyl-beta-curcumene synthase family protein produces MNKVPVHPWGLMYSVYKNVFPTVGQLLNDWRDKAKLIPNPELRQQALNSISDKMFHCEGGSILTLLAGSHQKKAIEFVVAYQTISDYLDNLCDRSTSLNEKDFRALHESMFHALSPGAVPNNYYRYREEQEDGGYLASLVLTCQRVLSEIRSYLDITKELIGLAQIYCDLQVHKHVVVHEREPRLMSWFGEYQSILPDITWYEFSACAGSTLGIFCLVSYAFQGNFTKESAAEIKKGYFPWLQGLHILLDYFIDQDEDKLEGDLNFCTYYQNEQHMLERMIYFAKKAEKSCAMLPNSKFHRLIQRGLLGIYLADNKVSESPVIKQMASKLVKVGGATSYFFYVNRKLYQRFKPSLT; encoded by the coding sequence ATGAATAAAGTTCCGGTCCACCCTTGGGGATTAATGTATTCCGTATATAAAAATGTTTTTCCGACAGTTGGGCAGCTGCTCAACGACTGGCGTGATAAAGCGAAATTAATCCCCAATCCTGAATTGAGACAGCAAGCACTTAACAGTATCTCTGATAAAATGTTTCACTGTGAAGGCGGATCCATCTTAACTTTACTGGCAGGATCTCACCAAAAAAAGGCGATTGAATTTGTGGTTGCTTATCAGACGATAAGTGATTATTTGGATAACCTTTGCGACCGCAGCACGTCGCTTAATGAAAAAGATTTTAGAGCCCTTCATGAAAGTATGTTCCATGCTCTATCACCGGGAGCTGTACCAAATAATTATTACCGCTATAGAGAAGAGCAAGAAGATGGCGGATATTTGGCAAGTCTTGTATTAACTTGTCAACGTGTTTTATCTGAGATAAGATCATATCTCGATATTACGAAGGAGCTGATCGGGTTAGCTCAAATTTATTGTGATCTTCAAGTTCATAAGCATGTCGTTGTACATGAACGTGAACCTCGGTTAATGAGTTGGTTTGGGGAGTATCAGTCTATTTTGCCGGATATTACTTGGTACGAGTTTTCTGCATGTGCAGGATCCACATTGGGTATCTTTTGTTTAGTTAGTTATGCTTTTCAAGGGAATTTCACAAAAGAATCAGCAGCAGAGATTAAAAAGGGCTACTTTCCTTGGCTACAAGGTTTACATATTTTACTTGATTATTTTATTGACCAAGATGAGGACAAGCTTGAAGGCGACTTGAATTTTTGTACGTATTACCAAAATGAACAGCATATGCTCGAACGTATGATTTATTTTGCGAAGAAGGCGGAAAAAAGCTGTGCTATGCTGCCAAATTCAAAATTCCATCGTCTTATTCAGAGAGGACTTTTAGGCATTTATCTAGCTGATAATAAAGTGTCTGAATCACCTGTCATTAAACAGATGGCATCAAAGCTCGTAAAAGTAGGCGGGGCAACGAGTTACTTTTTTTACGTAAACCGTAAACTGTATCAAAGATTTAAACCATCACTTACTTAA
- a CDS encoding class I SAM-dependent methyltransferase, which yields MKLEGVLPFARTLLQTFSNAGDFVIDATCGNGHDTLFLSRLVEKDGRVFAFDIQETAIQKSQQRLLDNEADDNVTFFHSSHDNMTNLLPDSVSGKITAAIFNLGYLPGSDKTITTTGTSTIRAIEQLFDLLKTGGVIILVIYHGHEEGKHEKHLVMNYVENLDQAKAHVLKYDFINQKNDPPFVVAIEKRG from the coding sequence ATGAAATTAGAAGGCGTCCTCCCTTTTGCCAGAACACTGCTGCAAACTTTTAGCAATGCAGGAGACTTTGTGATCGATGCTACATGCGGCAATGGGCATGATACTTTATTTTTATCAAGGCTGGTTGAAAAAGATGGCCGTGTCTTTGCTTTTGACATTCAGGAAACTGCGATTCAAAAGTCACAACAAAGATTATTGGATAATGAAGCTGATGATAATGTGACTTTTTTTCATTCCTCACACGACAATATGACTAACCTTCTGCCTGACAGTGTTTCTGGAAAAATAACCGCAGCTATTTTTAATCTTGGTTATTTGCCTGGAAGTGATAAAACGATCACAACGACTGGCACATCAACTATTCGTGCAATTGAACAACTGTTCGATTTGCTTAAAACAGGCGGTGTCATCATCCTTGTAATTTATCACGGCCATGAAGAAGGAAAACATGAAAAACATCTTGTGATGAATTATGTTGAAAACTTGGATCAAGCAAAGGCACACGTATTAAAATATGATTTTATCAATCAAAAAAACGATCCGCCATTTGTCGTTGCTATCGAAAAAAGAGGCTGA
- a CDS encoding TIGR01212 family radical SAM protein (This family includes YhcC from E. coli K-12, an uncharacterized radical SAM protein.), whose protein sequence is MAHLTDIPPYFGDKRYYTWNQHLKMHFSEKIIKVPLDGGFDCPNRDGKAAHGGCTFCSQSGSGDFAGDRRDDIITQFNTVKERMHSKWKKGKYLGYFQAFTNTYAPVEKLKELYETVLEQDGVVGLSIATRPDCLPDDVVEYLADLNKRTYLWVELGLQTVHERTALLINRAHDYETYVEGVNKLRKHNIRVCSHIINGLPLETPEMMMETAREVAKLDVQGIKIHLLHLLKKTPMVKQYEQGMLEFLDFDTYVNLVCDQLEVIPPDMMIHRLTGDGPPDLLVGPMWSLNKWKVLNSIEAELKRRDSFQGKFYQPLKEQSL, encoded by the coding sequence ATGGCACATTTAACTGATATCCCACCTTACTTCGGGGATAAACGATATTACACATGGAATCAGCATTTAAAAATGCACTTTAGCGAAAAGATTATAAAAGTACCACTAGATGGCGGATTCGATTGCCCGAACCGGGATGGAAAAGCAGCACACGGAGGCTGCACATTTTGCTCCCAAAGCGGATCAGGTGATTTTGCTGGTGATCGTCGCGACGACATCATCACACAGTTTAATACCGTAAAAGAGCGTATGCATTCAAAATGGAAAAAAGGAAAATATCTCGGTTATTTCCAAGCCTTTACGAATACTTATGCACCAGTCGAAAAGTTAAAAGAACTATATGAAACAGTACTTGAACAAGACGGAGTGGTTGGTCTTTCAATCGCAACACGTCCAGACTGCCTGCCTGATGATGTTGTGGAATATTTAGCCGATTTAAATAAACGGACCTATTTATGGGTTGAACTCGGTCTGCAAACTGTACATGAACGGACAGCCTTACTGATCAATCGTGCACATGACTATGAAACTTATGTAGAAGGTGTGAATAAGCTGCGCAAACACAACATTCGAGTGTGCTCACATATCATCAATGGCCTTCCTTTAGAAACACCTGAAATGATGATGGAAACTGCACGGGAAGTTGCAAAACTTGATGTTCAAGGGATCAAGATCCATTTATTGCACCTGTTAAAGAAAACACCAATGGTTAAGCAATACGAACAAGGAATGCTTGAATTTCTTGATTTTGATACGTATGTAAATCTCGTATGTGATCAATTAGAAGTCATCCCGCCGGATATGATGATCCACCGATTAACAGGTGACGGACCACCAGATTTATTGGTCGGTCCAATGTGGAGTTTAAATAAATGGAAAGTATTAAATTCGATCGAGGCAGAACTAAAGAGAAGAGACAGCTTCCAAGGCAAGTTTTATCAACCGTTAAAGGAGCAATCATTATGA